From a region of the Rhipicephalus microplus isolate Deutch F79 chromosome X, USDA_Rmic, whole genome shotgun sequence genome:
- the LOC142777013 gene encoding insulin-like growth factor 2 mRNA-binding protein 1 — protein MNKLYIGNIPADVNEGSIRELFHQQTGVVPKSMLLKKGGYAFVECSDNLVISKAIEALNRRSFMGSQLLVEPQQSTLQNRRGHGNRVHVSNIPIHVQWDEIQDLLSTFGTVQNLELRTRREMVSDDASFSVSPSKPENQSYRAQVTYETPEQAQQAVAQLRDDEYQGSVLRAECTMDVICNGGGGRDGGRNNMRMGGNRPMFRPFSYTGGQGSPMRQSDFPLKILVLSYMVGAIVVRAGGTIRQITQQSRARVDVHRKENSRSLEKVITIYGNPENCSTACQKILEVTQQEASNTNRGDVPLKILVHKYLIGRIIGKSGHTIKCIMDYTDTEITVSNLHDDSSLHLERVITIKGKPEVVCRAEQLVQSSWQSSWCRQAATVVRK, from the coding sequence ATGAACAAGCTCTACATCGGCAATATACCGGCGGACGTGAACGAAGGATCTATCCGAGAACTATTTCACCAGCAGACTGGCGTCGTTCCTAAATCCATGCTCCTGAAGAAGGGGGGTTATGCTTTCGTCGAGTGCTCAGACAACCTGGTGATTAGCAAGGCCATCGAAGCCCTGAACAGACGCTCTTTCATGGGATCCCAACTGCTGGTGGAACCTCAACAGTCGACACTACAGAACAGAAGAGGTCATGGCAACCGAGTGCACGTGAGTAACATTCCCATCCACGTGCAGTGGGACGAGATCCAGGATCTTCTCTCTACCTTTGGCACAGTGCAGAATCTGGAACTACGAACAAGGCGGGAAATGGTTTCCGATGATGCAAGCTTCTCAGTTTCTCCTTCCAAGCCCGAGAACCAATCCTATCGAGCTCAAGTAACTTACGAAACCCCCGAACAGGCGCAGCAGGCTGTGGCTCAGTTGAGGGATGACGAGTACCAAGGCAGCGTGCTAAGGGCAGAGTGCACCATGGACGTCATCTGCAACGGAGGTGGTGGTCGCGACGGTGGCCGCAACAACATGCGTATGGGGGGAAACCGGCCTATGTTCCGGCCCTTCTCGTACACGGGCGGCCAGGGTTCCCCCATGAGGCAGTCTGACTTCCCCCTCAAGATCCTTGTGCTAAGTTACATGGTTGGTGCCATCGTTGTGCGGGCTGGAGGCACTATCCGCCAGATCACCCAGCAGTCAAGGGCAAGGGTGGACGTCCACCGTAAAGAGAATTCTCGTTCCCTCGAAAAGGTGATCACCATCTATGGTAACCCTGAGAACTGCTCCACAGCTTGCCAAAAGATCTTGGAGGTGACGCAACAGGAGGCCAGCAACACCAACAGGGGGGATGTTCCCCTGAAGATTCTGGTTCACAAATACCTGATTGGGCGCATCATCGGCAAGAGCGGCCACACCATCAAATGCATCATGGATTATACGGACACCGAGATCACCGTGTCCAACCTGCACGATGACAGTTCCCTGCACTTGGAGCGTGTCATCACCATCAAGGGCAAGCCAGAAGTCGTGTGCCGTGCAGAGCAGTTGGTGCAGAGCAGTTGGCAGAGCAGTTGGTGCCGCCAAGCTGCGACAGTCGTACGAAAGTGA